The following nucleotide sequence is from Sander lucioperca isolate FBNREF2018 chromosome 19, SLUC_FBN_1.2, whole genome shotgun sequence.
CCATAATAAACAGATCTCTAAAACCTCACCAACCAGGAGCATCCTCAAAGATCAGCAATATCTGAAGTTCATTTTCAGAAACCTATTTCTTTTCAGTAACAATCCTTAAAGCTGGAAGCTCTGACGGTTGACCACGATTAGAAATAAACTGGGAGCTGATTCTAACTGTATGAAATGATTCTGTTGTCATTTGTTTTACTCATGCTTTGTGTTTGAATATATAACACAGCTTTCAAACAGTTTAATTGGTAAAGTGATCTCTCTCAAAGTGAATTCATCcacttcagcaccatggacagcagcATTACAAACTTCATAAATGAGCGCCTGAACTCACTCTAAATTGATGTTTTTGGAAACCTGATGagaacatattttatttttttacttttattttgtagcaTGATCTTTTATTTTTGAGCGTGATCCAAGCGTGCTGCCGGAAGGTGTTTTCATATAGCTGTAGCATTTTACAGTGGAAAGTTAATCTTCTTTGCTGTAGATATTCTTTGTATAGATTCTGTAAAAGTGAATTATTCAGGATACAGAATGTAACTCTGTCCTTACTGTTACTGTCCAGCAAAGACCAGACCTCTCATTGTTTATTTATGTGGTCCTGCTGCAAATGTCTGGCACATTACCAATCTGGTTCAAATCTATTTTGCAATATAGAGAATACTTTGTGTTCGTTAGTAACATAAAAAGCTCCGACAAATAATATAGTGATCCCCAAGAGACGGTTATTGGGCGTCTTCCTTTCAAACTCTACATGCTTACACAAGCTCAAatttgcaaaaatgttgaatCTGTCACTATGATTATACAGAAAAACACCAAATTACATCCAATTAAACAATAATGAAAGGGAAATAATTGATTTAAAATCAAAGGTAGGTCAGCATCAAGTGCTGTTGGTTTAAGGttattgtatttatatttatatgtttTCAGTGTTAATTGTTTCACATGTTTTTTGTATGTCCTGTTAAGTGCTCAAAAGTACGGAGCCCCTGAAGGGACatgattcattttttatttatgctcACGAGAAACCTTCTGCTCTGCACGCAAAAGTATCTCATGCTCACAAGAAATACATCTAAGGCTAGCCAAATGATGCTAATGAATTGCTGCTAATGTTATGTGGCTAAAGTTAATATTTCACTTTGACAGCATGGAATCAGTTAACAGTAACCTTATCATCTTTAAGTTTGTTGATGACACTATCAGGTACATTAGGTTGTGTTTTCAGGAAGATGAATACCTCCTCCTCGGCAGATATTCTGACTGCTACTCAGATTGGTTTCTCCTGAGCACGAAAAAAGTATTTTGATCGCaccagagaaacaaacaaaaaaaacaagtccTGCTAGGGGTCAGAAATGTTGGTAAGGTCATGAAAAGTGACCTAAATTCAAACAGCCACATCAGCAGGGTTACTGCCACTTTAAAATATAGTGAGAGTTAAAGTATTTCTGTCAGAGCaatcaaataaaatgtgtcCATATCTTTATGTTTAGGGAGGAGTACTGTAAAAGAGACAGATGCTTATCATCAGAGGGTAAAACCTGCAGAGCTCTGCTGCTGGTATTACCTCACCAAACACTTCTCCTTCAGTTCTCAGAAAACAACACTAAGCTGCATGAGGAACCAACAAACCACTAACATTTCATAATTTTCCTGTGTATGGACTGATTGCAACAGGGGTACATTTCTAGTGTACGAGCAGATTGACTAATTTTAGCATTTTAATTGACTCTATAAAGATTCCTTCTGTGTGAGAAGTTTACATTTTGACCTGAAGCTTCTCTTGTTGAACTTTGAATGAAATGGGGGTTTGGTCAAAAGACAACAGATTCTCTCCACATCATCTGTGGGGCTGAGAACTCGTCTGAAAACTCATCAGTGGCTCAAGTACTTTATCTCCACACTGAACCACATCTGGCTTTTTGGCTGTTTAGATGTCGTCAAGAAAttaaaaagatgaaaagttgatcTGTGAATTCAGCAGCTGAAAGGAAGATAAAAAGAAGATTCAGTCACTATAAGGAAGTCACACTTTACTCAGAACAGGAAGTGAACGCTGTATCTCTCCTAAAGAAGTCAGAAACGTTGACAGTCGAGGGCgagagaacaagagagagagacggagaggcaCGATGGCTGAATTCAGACGGattcaaataactttatttgtgaTTCTGCTGCTCCAGTTTACAGGTAAGGACCCAAAACACATACataattaaaagaaatgttaaTGATAGTATTTGAAAAACTTACATTGATTTAAGTGAGACGGCCAAGTTTTCTGTTCGTTTTGAACATTGTGTGTCGAGTGGATTACTGTGCtgatctttgttgttttttgtaataATCATCCTCAAACATAACCTAACTATAAACATAAAGGCCAAATTCTTATCTCAGTTATTTTTCTTCTAATCTTCAACAGCAGTAGCTGGACAAAACCTCCTATCCTTCACTGTCAGAGCTGGAGATGAAGTCACTCTGCCTTGTGAAAATGTGATACTTCCGGACTGTAGTAGCACTACTTGGCTTTCTAGTCGTAAAGGGGAAGCAGCAGTAGAGCTGGTTAATCTTGGACAGATTCAAGATGGGATTCCCAAAGTTAAATCAGACAGACTGAGTGTTACAGAGAAATGTTCTCTGGTTATAAAGAAGGTCACAGAGGAGGATGTTGGTCGTTACACCTGCAGACAGTTCAACAAATCAGGACAACAACAAGGTCCAGATGCTGTGGTTCATCTGTCTGTTGTCAACAGTGAGTATTTACATCATAATGTTTACTAACTGTCTTGTTAGAACAATATACTGAAACATGACAATAATTATGATTACAGTGATGAAGTTAATTTAACTCTTGGTGTCTTTCTCTCACAATATCTCCATCTTCACCAGTGGAAGAACAGAAGAAAACTGATACGGTCACTTTGAACTGCTCTGTGTTGACATATTCTGGGTGTGACCACTCAGTGAAGTGGCTGTATGAGGGTAATGAGACTGACGTGGAGATAACACTGCATACCTGTTCAGCCAGTGTGTCATTTCCTCCTCATCTTAATCAGAAGTTACTGAAGTGTAACGTGACAGATGATAAGAATGGAAACACGCTGCAGTTTGATGTAAGCCTCCGGTCCTCACATGAGGAAacaggtacagttggttttatttGATGGATTGTAATGttcctctcctggaaccatcaccttatcgtggtggagaggtttgtgtgtccctatgaacctgagggctgtgttgtctggagctttgtgctcctggtagggtctcccaaggcaaagtggtctcaggtgaggggccagacaaagaatggttcaaaaaccctgtgagtgaccgaggaagagatggagtgaccctgcccggaggaagcccggggcccccatctggagccaggcccagatggagggctcgtcagcgagcgtctggtggccgggtttgccacggagcccggccgggcacagcccgaaaaagctacgtggcatccatctctccatcccatgggcccaccacctgtgggaggaaccgctggggtcgggtgcgctgccacatgggtggcagtgaaggtcaggggcctcgacggaccagacccgggcagcagacgctggctctggggacgtggaatgtcacctctctgtgggggaaggagccggaactggtgcgggaggtggagcgctaccggttagatctggtggggcttacctctacgcacagtctcggttctggaaccatactcctggataggggttggactcttttcttctccggagttgcccagggtgtgaggcaccgggcgggtgtggggatactcacaagcccccggctgagcgccgctacgttggagtttaccccggtggacgagagggtcgcctccctacgcctgcgggttgtgggggggaaaactctgactgttgtttgtgcatatgcaccaaacaagagttcggagtattcagccttcttggagaccttgagtggagtcctatatggggctccagtgggggactccatagttctgctgggggacttcaacgcgcacgtgggcaatgatggagacacatggagaggcgtgattgggaggaacggcctccctgatctaaaccagagtggttgtttgttgttggacttctgtgctagtcatggattgtctataacgaacaccatgttcgaacatagggatgctcataagtgtacttggtaccagagcaccctaggccaaaggtcaatgatcgattttataatcgtttcatctgatctgaggctgtatgttttggacactcgggtgaagagacgggcagagctgtcaaccgatcaccatctggtggtgagttgggtcagagggtgggggaagactctggacagacctggtaagcccaaacgggtagtgcgggtaaattgggaacgtccgacagactttcaactcacacctccggtggagcttttcgtgcatccttgtggaggctgggggcattgaacccgagtggacaatgttcaaagtttccattgctgaagctgcggcgaggagctgtggtcttagggtcttaggtgcctcaaggggcggtaacccacgaacaccgtggtggacaccggtggtcagggaagccgtccgactgaagaaggagtctttccgggatatgttatcccagaggactccggaggcagtggcaaggtaccgaagggcccgaagggctgcagcctctgccgtgaaagaggcaaagcagcgggtgtgggagaagttcggagaagacatggagaaggactttcggtcggcaccaaggtgcttctggaaaaccgttcgccacctcaggagggggaagcggggaaccatccaagctgtgtacagtaaggatgggacgctgttgacctcaactgaggaggtaatagggcggtggaaggagcactttgaggaactcctaaatccgactaatacgccctctatggtagaggcagagctggaggatgatgggggattgtcgtcaatttccctggtggaagttgctgaggtcgttaaacaactccacagtggcaaagccccagggattgatgagatccgtccagaaatgcttaaagctctgggtgtggaggggttgtcttggttgacacgcctcttcaacattgcgtggaagtctgggacggtgcctaaggagtggcagaccggggtggtggttccccttttcaaaaagggtgtgtgccaattataggggtatcacacttctcagcctccctggtaaagtcttctccaaggtgctggaaaggagggttcggtcgatagtcgaacctcaggttgaagaggaacaatgcggattccgtcctggtcgtggaacaacggaccagatctttactctcgcaaggatcctggagggagcctgggagtatgcccaaccggtctacatgtgctttgtggatctggagaaggcctatgaccgggtcccccgggagatactgtgggaggtgctgcgggagtatggggtgagggggtcccttctcagggccatccaatctctgtacaaccaaagcgagagctgtgtccgggttctcggcagtaagtcggactcgtttcaggtgagagttggcctccgccagggctgcgctttctcaccaatcctgtttgtagtatttatggacaggatatcgaggcgtagtcggggtggagaggggttgcagttcggtgggctggggatctcatcgctgctttttgcagatgatgtggtcctgatggcatcatcggcctgtgaccttcagcactcactggatcggttcgcagccgagtgtgaagcggctgggatgaggatcagcacctctaaatcggaggccatggttctcagcaggaaaccgatggagtgccttctccaggtagggaatgtgtccttaccccaagtgaaggagttcaagtaccttggagtcttgttcgcgagtgagggaacaatggagcgggagattggtcggagaatcggcgcagcgggtgcggtattacattcaatttatcgcaccgttgtgacgaaaagagagctgagccagaaggcaaagctctcgatctaccggtcagttttcgttcctaccctcacctatggtcatgaaggttgggtcatgaccgaaagaacgagatccagggtacaagcggccgaaatgggtttcctcaggagggtggctggtgtctcccttagagatagggtgagaagctcagtcatccgtgaggagctcggagtagagccgctgctccttcgcgtcgaaaggagccagttgaggtggttcgggcatctggtaaggatgccccctgggcgcctccctagggaggtgttccaggcacgtccagctgggaggaggcctcggggaagacccaggactaggtggagggattatatctctaacctggcctgggaacgccttgggatcccccagtcggagctggttaatgtggctcgggaaagggaagtttggggtcccctgctggagctgctacccccgcgacccgagaccagataagcggacgaagatggatggatggatggattgtaaTGTTTAAGATAACATTATTCTTTCACATTTAGTCTCTTTAGAGGGTAAATTTGAGGTACTTCATCaacatgtgttgtgttttgtgttattacatATCATATTCAACTAAATTTATAAGGAAACACAAGAGCAGGGAAAGACAATACATCGTCTGCAAAGGAGGAGACTCCAACAAAACTAGATAGTGACTTAACATcattctatctctctctctctctctctctctctctctctctctctctctctctctctctctctctccttatgAAGCCTAAAGTATGGCTGCAAATGGAGATATTCACGTTGATATCCACATTTGTTCTCTTTGAGCTACAGGACTTTGAATAGAACAGAAAGCTGCAGCCCAAATATATTCTATTATATTCTTCAGACTGGTGGAGGGTCATCATGGTGTCTGTGGGTTTAGCAGCACTCGTAATAACTGTTGTGGTGGTCAACATATGGATCAGAACTAAAGGTGAGAACATTCACAGATGTCATCTTTAGAAGAAGTAATGAATGTCTAATGAACAAGAACTATTGATGAATGTAGATTTACAGCGTGGAAACTAAAGtctgctctttttttgtcttttcaggaAACAGAACCCAGATGGATGGCAATGCTGTGAGTTTTAAAACTGAATAATCAAACACTTGTGTTTATGCTATATTTCACTatttacaataagaataaacagTGCTGACTGGATTGTTTAGAGTCTAAGTGGCTGCAGCAACAAAGGAGATGTATTTGTTCCATTTGATCTCAGAATCTccagtgtgttgtgttgtttttcacagGAGCAtcatgatgaagatgaaggtaCAGTGACCTATGAAAACGTTGGAGAACCTTCTGTTTCTATCAGACTCCACTGATCAACAACTTCAACATCAACTCACCAGAAAAAGATGAAAACTGTAACATCATTTTGAGTCATATCTAAAAACCGAAGTGTAACTTGTATTTCAGTTGAATAATTATGTCTTGATGTTAGGATTTGACCCATTGCTTTTAAAGGTAAAGCTTTGCTCAATTTTTTAAAtctctgtgtatatatgtattagaaattaaaggggaactgtacagcttcagagtcataggaatggttatatgacttttgtAGTTTACAGGTCATTTTCTTCACTATTATTTCTTTAATTCTGTCTAAGTGAATTATTCAGGATACAGAATATAACTCTGTCCTTACTGTTACTGTCCAGCAAAGATAGAACCtgtcattgtttatttctgGGGTCCTGCTGCACTCCAGATAGTTTCTGGTTGACATTTCCAGAACATTCCCAATTTGGTTCAAATCAAAAAAAATTTCAATATAGAGTATACTTTGTGTTGGTTTAACATAAAAAGATGAACAAATGATATGGACATCTTCAAGGGACAGTTATTGGGCGTTTTCTTTTCAAACTCTACATGCTCACACCTGCTCAATTTGGCAAAACAGTTCAATCTCTCACTATAATTATACAGAGGCCCCAAATTCCATTCAGTTAAACACAAGTAAAAGCAGCCAGTGCTTGCGTTAAAACCCTTTCTGTCAACCCTGTGAAAACCAAGCCATTTCTGAGCAGTTTTTGCTCCTGTCACATTATGACTCACTGTGGGCTCATTTTTCATCTGAGATTAACAAGCACGACCATGGCCAGAAGCAGTAAGAGCTCCTAAATGTCTTTAGAGCATCTAGACTATATGTTGATCTATCAATGCCGTTGTCCATGGTTCTGAAGTAGCAGATGGATTTCtcggtttttgtttttaacattatttgcCTTTTAAAGTGGCTACAATCAATATCCCTACGGTAACAATATatgacaatgacaatgtggCGATGAAAAGGGGTTGCTCATTGTGATGAACCTACAAAGAATTATCAGCTGAATCTGCTGCTCCCTTCAGCTTTACAGAGCTTCAtagtgagtttcagctcattgttttgctgTCCGGCCAAAACCTTTACTGTTCTGTTTCTCACTCAGCTCTCAGAGCCTCATTTTCTAACACAAAAGGCTTTAAAAAGCCATCGTACACTCcctgctcagcagcaaacagcagacagacacagttagagactagctggtgaacaaagTGGAGCATTGAGCAGCCAAAGAAACACCACTATAATACAGTTAATGAcatcaaacataaaaaaaggaaaaacctaAGTTACATTTGtttgataatttatttatttttaaaaatagacAAACAGTTGAATCAGATAATTCAATATTTCCCtgagggaacacacacacacacacacatatatatatatatatgaaaaaaagaatgttGGCTGTACATCATTAAcacaaataattatttatatttttacaaacttaacaccagtggtggaatgcaactaagtacatttactcaagtactgtactcaagtccaaatgttgaggtacttgtacttttcataccactttctacttttcttctacattttctttctttctacatttcagagagaaatgttgtactttttactccactacgttcatctgacagctttagttactagttttgcatcgagtacttttatttttaatactttaagtacatttccctgatgatacttaaatacttttacttcagcaacattttcaatgccagacttctacttgtaacagagtatttttacagtgtggtattagtacctgtacttaagtaaagaatgtgaatacttcttccaccactgtttacCTCTATAAAGACCACTTTACTATGACAACAAAGATGTCTGCTGTCTTGAAGCTCATAAACCATAGAATTTCAGGCATTTTATAGCTTCTTGATCATGCAAATGGTTGatttttttacaaattaattATATTAATTATGAAGATGGACATGTTCTATGCAAGTTTTTTTACCCACTTTGTCATTTTTTGGCTTAACTTTggagtagggctgtcaatcgattaaaaaattaatctaattaattacagactctgtgattaattaatcgaaattaatcgcatacataattaacggtgcctgaaccgatactttttaagaaagtaaaaaaagaaaagaaaacaaagggtactaaacaacagttggtgacattaaagaacggcttgtttattgttaaggccatatggtcaaaattaaatgatttaataataatgtataacaataacaataacttatttcactagtaaattgctgttgaatgacaaaaacaaacaccaaggacatttacaataacttcaaatgcaccacgaagctgtagtttaccagtttcattgaacgcaccgtctgtattgtttttcctacggcagctcggcagctgcagattgttacatcccgctgttgattcacagtcctctacattaaaacacagtcacactttacaccgtttagcgttagctgtcagcattgtaaccgtgtttaatccagctactagctagcggtaggctaacgttagctgctgtcgagtatagtgttaactagctagcggtaggctaacgttagctgctgtcgagtatagtgttaactagctagcggtaggctaacgttagctgctgtcgagtatagtgttaactagctagcggtaggctaacgctagctgctgtcgagtatagtgttaactagcgtcacatgcagcggtgtttgtgtttcctgtatcgtcttcagagcatcagagagaagagcagacatatcagtggcaccagatttcggtagccagggttggcaggaagaagatttttacaagtaaatgttccagttaatgatccaggcagcacattctcgcgtccctccttcattttacagtccaatggtggctagaacggctccgggtcaaacgtcaatatggaatggattaatctgcgttaattttttttaacgcgttattttttcacagattaattaatcgaaattaacgcgttattttgacagccctactttggAGCTTTTTACATTATGTAGCCCTTGTTACACGACCAATTAATATTTCCATGATGGCTATCCAAAATTGcgataccatggaaccagcactgatttaaagtggcagactgagcctttagtaaatgtgtattgtatttggatatacaatttgtttaaagtgctcatattatgctcattttcaggttcataattgtatttagaggttatatcagaataggtttacatggtttaattttctaaaaacaccatattgttgttgtactgcacattgctgcagctcctcttttcaccctgtgtgttgagctctctgttttagctacagagtgagacatctcacttctgttccatctttgttgggagtcacacatgctcagtagctaggtaaagactactagccagtcagaagcgcagtatgagggcgtgcactgacagtagctaggtaaggacaaagcccgtctacggaaagccgttccactccctatttagccccattgtacctactttggttgcagttccaccagagttccactgggggtgatcacggtccagtgcaaaatgaatgggaccctatggagctagacggctaaatttgtctctttcgcctgattgtcgttgagaaatctcagatttgattgtagtttttgcaagttcaacatggattataggtcaaaagttgaatgaacgagtacttatgccctttcgatttttTCTAACCACATCTGGCTTTTTGGCTGTTTAGATATCTACATGAAATTCAAGAAGAGGAAAAGTTGATCTCTCTACGTGAATTCAACAACTGACAGAATGAGACAAAAAAAGATTCAGTCACAATAAGGAAGTGGCACTTATGCAAAATGGGAAGTAAAGGCTGTATCTCTCCTAAAGAAGTCAGAAACGTTGACAGTCGAGGGCgagagaacaagagagagagacggagaggaaCGATGGCTGAATTCAGACGGattcaaataactttatttgtgaTTCTGATGCTCCAGTTTACAGGTAAGGACCCAAAACACATACATGACTAAAAGAAATGTTAATGATAGTATTTGAATAACTTGCATTGATTTAAGTGAGATGGACAagtttgctgtttgttttgaaAATGGTGTATCGAGTGGATTACTGTGCtgatctttgttgttttttgtaataATCATCCTGTCACATAACCTAACTATAAACATAAATACCAAATTCTTATCTTAGTTATTTTTCTCCTAATCTTCAACAGCAGTAGCTGGACTAAACCCCCTCTCCTTCACTGTCAGAGCTGGAGATGAAGTCACTCTGCCTTGTGAAAATGTGATAATTCAGGACAACTGTGACCAAACTACTTGGCTTTCTAGTCGTAATGGGGAAGCAGCAGTAGATCTGGTTAATCTTGGACAGATTAAAGATGTGATTCCCAAAGCTAAATCAGACAGACTGAGTCTTAGAGAGAAATGTTCTCTGGTTATAAAGAATGTCACAGAGGAGGATGTTGGTCGTTACACCTGCAGACAGTTCAACAAATCAGGACAACAACAAGGTCCAGATGCTGGGGTTCATCTGTCTGTTGTCAACAGTGAGTTTTTACATCATGTTTTCAAACTGTTTTGTTAAAACAATATACTGAAACATTATAATAATTATGATTACAGTGATGAAGTTAATTTAATTCTTGGTGTCTTTCTCTCACAATATCTCCATCTTCACCAGTGACTGAACTGAAGAACACTGATGATACAGTCACCTTGTTCTGCTCTGTGTTGACATATTCTGGGTGTGACCACTCAGTGAAGTGGCTGTATGAGGGTGATGAGAATGACGTGAAGATAACACCTCATACCTGTTCAGCCAGTGTGTcatttcctcctcatcttcatcaGAAGTTACTGAAGTGTAACGTGACAGATAAGAAGAATGGAAACACTCTGCTGTGTAATGTCGGCCCCCAGTCCTCTCATAAGAAAacaggtacagttggttttatttGATGTATTTTAACTTTTAAGATGATTATTCTTTCTTGTTTAATCTCTTCAGATAGTAAATATGAAGTATTTTAACaccatttgttgtgttttgttgtttaataACAAAATCAAAAGGAAACACAACAGTGGGAACAGATAACACACCAACAAAAGGTAGTTACTTAacatcattctctctctctctctctctctctctctctctctctctctctctctctctctctctctctctctctctctctctctctctctctctctgtctctctctctctctctttctcactctctctctctcaattcacTTCAATTCAAGTCAAATTGCTTTACTGGCATGAATGTCAGAAATAACAATATTGTCAAAGCATCAAGGATAATAATGTGAGaagaaatacatacatacaattcattgagtaaactaaaatatataaatttaaaaaataaaaataaaaacaggaaagcAACAACAGTATATCAATATACAGTAACATCACTAGTATCACACTATTTTCTCCAAGTAGATGTTGCATTTTTGTCTGGTCAGAGAGTGTATCAAAATTTGGgagtttacatttaattttggTAAGGAACTGATTTCTGATGTCAGTATATGTGCTACATCGAAGGAGGAAGTGTTGCTCTGTCTCCACCTCTCTCTGTGGACAGAGCTGACACAGCCTGTCTTCTGGAGGCAGCCAGGTCTGTCTGTGGCGGCCGGTTTCCACAGCCAGACTGTGTCCACTCAGCCTGTACCTGCTCAGAGTCTTTCTGAGTCTGTGGTCACGTATGGTGCTCAAGTATTCAGCTACTATGTACTCTCGGTTTAGGGCTGGGTAACAATCCATTTTGCTTTGACGTTTAGTAGTGTCTTTTCAATAGGTcatgtatttctgtttttgtctgcagATGATTTGGTTGGGCCGGATGGTTTGGGGGGTGTCCTGAGGCTCTGGGGGTTGTGAGGTGAGAGAACTGAGGGGGGTGTCCTGAGGTTCTGGGGGCTGTGAGGTGAGGGAGCTGAGGGACAGGGCTAGTTGACTGAGGGgacttttctctctgtttctctcttggTATTGTAGTGCTTTGTAGTGGAAACTATGGGGGTGCTTGTTTTCAGGTGGTTGTAGAATTTGATGGATCTTTTTTCAATTGTAATTTGGAGGGGATATTGGCCTAGTTCTGCTCGGCAGGCGTGATTTGGGATGTGGCTTGGTAGGTGTAGAAGGTTTCTACAAAATTCTACATGGAATTTTGCActtgtcgctctctctctctctctctctctctctctctctctctctctctctctctctctctctcgatccTTATGAAGCCTGAAGTATGAATTATCTACACAAGTCTCAAACCTTGCCTTTCTGTTGGTATTTTTTAATCCCTCGTAATGTGGTTTA
It contains:
- the LOC116056173 gene encoding uncharacterized protein LOC116056173 isoform X1; protein product: MAEFRRIQITLFVILLLQFTAVAGQNLLSFTVRAGDEVTLPCENVILPDCSSTTWLSSRKGEAAVELVNLGQIQDGIPKVKSDRLSVTEKCSLVIKKVTEEDVGRYTCRQFNKSGQQQGPDAVVHLSVVNMEEQKKTDTVTLNCSVLTYSGCDHSVKWLYEGNETDVEITLHTCSASVSFPPHLNQKLLKCNVTDDKNGNTLQFDVSLRSSHEETGWWVNIIVAVGVTALLAAIIIVVVIRRKKTKRNNTQTNENIGLSLNPAETQSAPETSQDMADPEGGVFYASVSHTKKTSSKAQARGKDADADDEAVTYSTVKAPPSAAAAASADVSNLYATINKPHQ
- the LOC116056173 gene encoding uncharacterized protein LOC116056173 isoform X3, whose protein sequence is MAEFRRIQITLFVILLLQFTAVAGQNLLSFTVRAGDEVTLPCENVILPDCSSTTWLSSRKGEAAVELVNLGQIQDGIPKVKSDRLSVTEKCSLVIKKVTEEDVGRYTCRQFNKSGQQQGPDAVVHLSVVNMEEQKKTDTVTLNCSVLTYSGCDHSVKWLYEGNETDVEITLHTCSASVSFPPHLNQKLLKCNVTDDKNGNTLQFDVSLRSSHEETGWWVNIIVAVGVTALLAAIIIVVVIRRKKTKRNNTQTNENIGLSLNPAETQSAPETSQDMARGKDADADDEAVTYSTVKAPPSAAAAASADVSNLYATINKPHQ
- the LOC116056173 gene encoding uncharacterized protein LOC116056173 isoform X2, producing the protein MAEFRRIQITLFVILLLQFTVAGQNLLSFTVRAGDEVTLPCENVILPDCSSTTWLSSRKGEAAVELVNLGQIQDGIPKVKSDRLSVTEKCSLVIKKVTEEDVGRYTCRQFNKSGQQQGPDAVVHLSVVNMEEQKKTDTVTLNCSVLTYSGCDHSVKWLYEGNETDVEITLHTCSASVSFPPHLNQKLLKCNVTDDKNGNTLQFDVSLRSSHEETGWWVNIIVAVGVTALLAAIIIVVVIRRKKTKRNNTQTNENIGLSLNPAETQSAPETSQDMADPEGGVFYASVSHTKKTSSKAQARGKDADADDEAVTYSTVKAPPSAAAAASADVSNLYATINKPHQ
- the LOC116056173 gene encoding uncharacterized protein LOC116056173 isoform X4, giving the protein MAEFRRIQITLFVILLLQFTAVAGQNLLSFTVRAGDEVTLPCENVILPDCSSTTWLSSRKGEAAVELVNLGQIQDGIPKVKSDRLSVTEKCSLVIKKVTEEDVGRYTCRQFNKSGQQQGPDAVVHLSVVNMEEQKKTDTVTLNCSVLTYSGCDHSVKWLYEGNETDVEITLHTCSASVSFPPHLNQKLLKCNVTDDKNGNTLQFDVSLRSSHEETDWWRVIMVSVGLAALVITVVVVNIWIRTKGNRTQMDGNAEHHDEDEGTVTYENVGEPSVSIRLH